cggcaccaagtcaataccaaattcAATGTCCCTGTctggtggcatgcccggcaggtctgtaggaaacacattcgAAAACTCTTGCACtaccggaacaaaatcaatggtaggagtatcagcaccaataTCTCTTACAAAGCCCAAATAttccaaacatcccttctcaaccatctgtcaTGCCTTCAAGTATGAagtcactctactgggaacaaaATCCAAGGAATCTCTCCACTGAATCCTAGGCAACCTCATCATCGCCAATGTCatagtcttagcatgacaatccaaaaTAGTGTGACATGGCGActaccaatccatgcctaaaattatgtcgaaatcaaccatactaagcagtaagagatcaactctcgtctctaatccccaatagtcaccacacatgatcgatacacacagtccacaataatagaatcatctACCGGTGTAGATATATGAACAGTCATAACTaaggaatcacggggcatatccaaatagcgagaaaagtacgatgatacatatgaataagtggaacgagggtcaaataatatggaagcatccttgtggcacaCAGAAACAAGACTTGAGATCACTATACCTAAATAAACTTCCTTTGGTTGTGTGGGAAAAACATAGAATCAAGCCTGACCGCCACcagatcgacctccccctctagggcaacctcgaaCTGCCTGCATCCCACCACGAGCTTTCTAagtgggtggtgaagtaactggtactGAATTCATAGCCTgacctctgctgaactggacatCCCATAAGGCGGGGAAAAAACCTCCTCGCATGCCCCAACTCTCCACATTCGAAGCAACCTCGATCCGGCAATGGCGGCGGGGACTAAAtcggaccccgagaaccagaagaACCTAGTACAGATGTACCCTGAACTAATGGAgcatgggatgaactctgagctgggaggcaAATGAAAGATGACTAACTCAGACGAGCACTGTATAAGCCAGGGTGAGCTGATGTACCATGATGAACTGGATGAGCCATCAAAGctggcctataaggacgacccctgttgtggtaggactgccctCCAGATAAGGCACTGCTGAAACCACCTAAACTGGGAGGCCTCTTGGGCTCCCTCTTCTTACGGTCCTGACTACGACAAGGTCACAATCAATAATAAGTACTtgttgccaaggatagatgacctGTTTGACAGTTGTAGGGTGccaagtacttctccaagattggtTTAAGATTAGGATATCACTAATTGAATATCAGGGAGAGGGATATTCTAAAAacaacttttaggacccggtacaggcactttgaatttctagtaatgtcttttgggctaacgaatgctccgacaactttcatggatctcatgaattgagtcttcaagcctttcctcgactcttttgtgatagcaTTCATTGACGATATACTTGTATATTCaggaagtcgagaggaccatgccgatcatctcagggcggTTTTGTAGACACTTTATCAGCAtaagttgtatgcgaagttttcaaaatgtgagttttggatcaagtttgtcactttattGGGTCTTATTTTCTCCAGTGAGGTGATCAAGCATGttcctcagaagattgcagctgtgaagaattgtcCTAGACCCATAACTCCTATAGAGATCTGCACTTTCTTAGGCTTAGCCGAgtattataggaggtttgtgGATGGATTCTCTTCTCTTCCTCTCCATTGAATAAGTTAACACAAAAGGTAGCTAAATTCCAGTGGTCtaatgcttgtgaaaggagcttccaagagttgaagtcAAGGTTGACCACGACACCAGTGTTGACCTTACCGGAAGGTACGAATGGGTATGTTTTATATTATGATTCTTCAAGGGTTGGACATGGGTGTGTATTAaggcaacatggcaaggtgatcggTTATGCTTATAGGAAACTCAAgaaccatgagaagaattatccaacacatgacttagagcttgcggcgatGGTGttcgcattgaagatttggagtcaTTATTTATATGAAGTCCATGTGAACATATTCagggaccacaagagtcttcaatatatctACAAACAAGAGGAGTTGAATCTAAGGTAAAGAAGATTGCTTGAGTAactcaaggactatgacatcGACATTCTATATCATTCGAAGAAAGCTAATATTGTGACGGATGCTCTTAACTGAAAATCAACggatagtttggctcacttggaggcacaCCAAAGGCCAATTaccaaggaagttcatcgattggctagttcaGGAGTTCTACTTGCGGACTAAGCCAGACTCTAGCGAAGGtagggtgattgtgcaaaatagggatgAGTTATCACTAGTAGTGGAAGTTAAGGAGAAACAATATAATGAttcatttttggtgcaattgaaggagggaaCTCATAAACACAAAACCACAAATTTTTCTCTTGGCAAGAATGATGGTACGcaaaggtaccaagggcgattatgtgttTCGAATGTGTATGGTCTCCGGGCGAGAATCATGACCGAGTCTCATAGCTCCAAGTATTCGGTACACCCAGgatctacaaagatgtaccatgatctcaaggaagtctaatggtggaatgacatgaagagggatGTAGCAGTCTTTGTGGCCAGATGTCCAAATTGTAAGCAAGTGAAGGCCAGCTGCCAATAGTTGATGCACATCCTCAATGACCCATATTTCTTACTTACAAATAGAATTGGTATGCCCCAAGGCAACATACTcggtcagatgaaacccttctctagcaGGTCTTTCAACCGCTCTTTCAGTTCGTTCAATTTTGCTGGAGCCATTCTACAGGGTGGAATTAATATAGGTTGCGTGCCCGGCAaaacatcaatcccaaaatcaatctccctatctggtggaaCTCTTGGAAGTTCATCTAGAAAGAACTTCGAAAtctcattcacaactggcacagactgAAGTGTttgtgcctcagcatcggtgtccatgACTTGGACCAAATGGTAGATGCATctcttgttgatcatctttgcggccttaaaataaaaaataaacctaccctttggcaccacatcatcccccttctaCTCAATAACTGGCTTGTCTGGAAACTCAAATATAATGGTTTAGGTTCGGCACTCAAGCTCGGCATAACATGAGTAAAgtcagtccatccccattatcacatcaaaatccaccatcaccaattcaatgagatcggttGTGGTGGCTCGACCACACATGGTGACAATACAATCCTTATAAACCCGCATGGTCACTATAGATTctccaactggagtagatacagagaacggctcatgaagttgttccggttctatctcgaactccatagcaacataaggagtcaCATATGATAATGTAGAACCAGGATCTATAAGAGCTTATATATCATGAGATTGGACGGTCAATATACCTATGACGACATATGGAGAAGCCTCTAAACTTTAGAGGCCCCTCATAGTATAGAACCTATCAGATTATATCtatatattgatttggaggtttgtaggtcattttggattgaattggcaaaagttaaaggtttggaaggttgagaagtttgaccgagatttGACTTTGTTGATTGTATACATGCCTTAttttgcatatcttctctatatgaagGATTGTAAACCGAAACAGAGCATGATATGTTATCTTTGTGCACCGGTGTGAATTTATCTGTGATCAATGACTTGATTATATTATTTATGTGTACTTGCGAGATATATGAGCTGAACAGGTTATTAGTGAGTATCATTGATAATTCTTGCctctattacctcgccgaggtttgTTATGATATTtgctgagtacatagggtcggttgtactcatactacgctttgcACTTAATTGTATAGATCCAGGTGTTGGACTGAGCCGTGAGTCATTGTGATTTGCTGCTGAGGGTTGCATggagacgaggtagagctgcatttcgACCGTAGTCCCTGGAGCCTCTTTTGATTTTAGTACTTTAGTTTTCATTCATACATTATTTCATTTTGTATTCTAGACTTGTACTTCTATTtcagagctcatgactctgtatttaccgGTTATGGAGGATTTTATGTATTGACGCAGTTATTTATATCAGTTGGCTTTGGATTTATAATATTTACATTAATTTTGTTATTATGTTTTAGTTTTTTTGCTATGATCAGCTTGCGTAGCAAGTAAGTTAGGAGCCATCATAACTGGTTGGTGGTTTTTTGTCGTGCCAATTTGGTATCATTGCCCTAAATTCATAGGTTCCATGGTTCATGAGCAAGTttagcagagtcttgcggatcggtacagagacatctgtacttatcttctagaggctaccaAACTATTAGGAAAACATCACTAtcttgcattcttgtcgtgcagatttgttatTTCCAAATTTTgaacctttactcttctattctctcacagatagtaaGGACACGTTCAGCCATAATAGATGGACGGGTACCAATGCCTCCAGTTAGGATTATGAGAGGACGACGCCGAGGAATAGGTCGGGGTTGAGGTAGAGGCGGAGGTGGGGCCCACACCACAGGTACCACATCTGAAGCAACACctatggagccaccagttgctcaagctgaggagcaggttccagatattgttgagccggtgggaccagatCAGACACCGACAGTACCTGTTGCTATGCCTGGTCTTTAGGAGATTTTGGCTCAGAACATGAGTGTGTATACGAGCTTGGCTCTGGAAGGTATGATACCACTTTTACCAGCTAACTTACAGGCTGGGGAGGAGCCCAGAATCCCGCCGACCTTACATCAGAGTAGTTAGCTTAGGGTTATCAAACTCCAGGTGTGTTGGCAGTTCAGCTAGTTGTTGCTTCTTGGGCCAAGGTTGGACCATCTTTAACCTAGAAGGAGGAGAAGATGTTAGAGTGATTTCAGAGACTTCACCCTTTCCAGTTCAGTGGAGGAGAGTAAGAGGATGCTCAGGTTTTTCATTATCAATGTCACCGGATTCTTCGCATAACGGGTCTTATGGACTCCAATGGAGTCgacttcactacttttcagctcACAGGGCTAGCCTATCGGTGGTGGCAGACCTATGAGTCAGGTAGACCAGCACGCGCAACAACACTCACATGATATCAGCTtttagttctcttcttagagaagtttgtcccacagactcatagagaggagttgcgtagggaGTTTAAGAATCTACGCTAGGAGGGCATGActatgacccagtacgagatgcgATTCATGGAGTTTGAATGTAATGTAGTATTTTTGGTCCCTATTGAGAGGGAGATGATCGGTAGGTTCATTGATGGCATTAACTATGTTATTCAATATGGTATGACTGGAGAGTCCAAGACGAATGCTAGATTTTACCAAGTGGTCTAGGTTGCTAGACGCTTGGAGCATGTTCATAGGATTGAGAGAGAGAGGTGAGGGAGGCCAAGAAGCCCCGTGGTTCGGGTGGTTTTAGTTGTTCCTTGTGTGAAGGTAAGTCACATTACAATAGAGGTCATCCTTTTAGGCTTGCTTAGGCAGCTCGTCAGATTCCCCATGGTTCATCAGTTAGCTACAGTTCATATAATGCTCTCCCAgttcagtcatcattcagtgtgCTGCCGGCATAGAGTTCTACCGTGTATCCTCTTCTTAAGGTTCCTCATGTAGTTATTTGGGTTATCAGGGTCAGTCGCAGGGTCAGCAACCTCATAGCTAACTAGGGGTGGCGCTCATTAtgttcgaggtcgccctagagggggaggtcactTAGGTGATGGATAAGCCCGTTGCTATGCATTTTCCGCTAGGCcaaaggcagttgcttccgacacCGTGATCACAGGTGTTGTTTCAGTGTTCCACAGGGATGCTTCAatgttatttgaccctggttccacttattcttatgtgtcatcctatttttctcgTTATTTGGacatgcctcgtgattctcttgatATTCCTATTCATGCATCTACACCAATTGGTTATTCTACTATAGTGAATCGGgtatatcggtcttgtgtggttaccattggtaGTTATGAGACaaaagttgatctcttattgctcagcatggttgattttgaggtgattttgggtacGGATTGGCTATCTCCATACCatattattcttgattgtcatactaagactgtgacattggcaaTGTCAGGGTTGCCTAGGTTGGTGTGGAGAGGTTTGCTTGGTCAtactcccagtagagtgatttcatattttaaGGCTCAAcggatagttgagaaggggtgtttggcatatttgtCCTTCGTGCGAGAagttagtgttgatactcttactgttgagtcagttccagtagtgagggagttctagatgtgtttcctgcagagcttccgggcatgccaccctatatggatattaattttggtattgatttggtgccgggcactcagcacaCCTATATTCTActatatcgcatggcaccagcggagttgaaggaattgaaggagcaattataGGAGTCTCTTGATAAGGGTTGCATCAGGCCTAGTGTGCCACCTTGGAGTGCACCAGtaatatttgtgaagaagaaagatggttctatgaggatgtgcattgactacatgcAATGGAACAAGGTTACTATCTGATGTGTCGTAGATATGCGGCACTTTCGATACTAATTTCATAGACTTTAGCTCATCTTTTAAACCATTataagtcatttcttatgtagttttgTTTTTTTTACAGGAACTCGGACTTGAAGAGACAAGaatatgaataaaatgacaaaaacCATGAAGAAGGCAGATTTGTGACAGATATGCGACCTCAAAAGTGATGTGCGAATTGCAGACCGATCGCATATGTGACCACCCCATCTCAATTTCAAGAGTCAAATAATGGTtcaatatgcggtcgcataacttaTGTGCAGTCCGCAGAACTGTCGCACAATAGCAAAAGGAATTCTAGTGAAGATGAATCTTgatccattatgcggccgcaaaatcattatgcggccgcataaacgATATCTGATGGAAATCAAGAAAGACAGGAGAACAAATCTACGGCGTTGCTACTGATGTGCGGATCACGAACcagttctgtggtgcattatgtgaTCGCAAACTAATCTGAAGGGTTAACTTTGTCACATTTTGTCCGCAAATTTTGGGCCATTATAAATAGAATAACTAGGGGTTTTGTGGGTCATCTTGTCTGAAAAAAGTCCTACACTTAGAGCATTGAATACACTACTTTTTTGGAGCTTTTCGGAGAGATTCCAGGACTTTGTATTAATTGTATGCTTTTATGACTTTCTTTATtgctttgttattttattttagtatCAGTAGCTAACTTTAATTTAAGGTTGTGGACCCTAagtgggtgtaatgttaatgggtgtttactgtaaggccctgtaaaaattttgtaaaggaaaaataatgtttcatggtgccggactagtcttatgtgtttgaggattgtagaaatgcttggactttttgggttgaacactgtactggaaagtaaagaaaatattttggcagCAAAATGCATTTCTACGgtctattatgcgatcgcagaatcactctacggaccgcataatggccgcagaatgaGGCAGGAGAGGGACAATTTTTGGATGCCattttgcggtcgactatgcgaccccAGAACTGTTCTACGGTTCATTAttcgaccgcagaacaggtctgcgggccgcatagtgaccgcagacacagatAGATTTTTGCcgattttggacaccaattatgcgaccgatatgcggtccgcatatcgattatgcgatcgcagaccttgttccggagctccattttttggtttttaaaacccaaccctacttcgttaaatacacggtTGGGCTATTTTTGATCTAAAatatgacattttagagtgagagagagttccctagagtgagaaggtgttcctcaataattgttcttcaattcttgctcaaattttgggaGATTAAgaaggaaactcactaggtcttcatcctagaggtaagattctacaccctaaccctcaatttcgaattttgtctagaaatgggtaattagcaagataatttttgggcatgagaatTGTTTATtctacatgcatgtgttatcaaaggatgtagcaagattgttgagctaaaaatggtaaagattggattgtgggatgatggaatcctccataaaaggaccttgaaaccttaatgtacACCTAATGTtttataaaatgctcaaatgagctagaaccatgagcatcttcctaattttggttcaatttgttatatttcttcaatagattgaagttgctatgaattccggaacattttagagtttaagaaagctcgattgaggtatgttggctaaactcttctcttagaattgaattccacgaTATTCaagtaaattatgtaagtcccgagtggttcattataaaattggctattccaaaTAAGATTGGGTTGAGAGTTATATGTTTAATAAATATCCTAAATGtcttattcatgttatgttatcaattgaggatgtgttcaagtatgggctgtgcattaataatgttttgacttcaagtcaagttcaaacgaaggctattatgcctaattttatgaaatatctctatgcgccttagactcttaattactcACGTGTGTACTGCACACCTTGAATTGAATTGTTTTTGTTGGtaatgatgatgttgatgtttaaaagtgaaaaggtgagcatgaaatactaaatacggccaacgtgccaagaatgattatataattatggccattaatGCAAATGAAATGTAaatatgtgaaagaagtatgaaatgcgatgattgatataaaaaggttgatgtctcgaataagacagcctagccgattgggtcgtgaccggacaccatgctgcacacatggtggtgattgtgctagaaattgtaattaaaatggtgattgtggtcgatgtccctaatggatagcctagccgatcgggtcatgatcggactctgtgttaaagacgatggtattgatattgagagtaataaTAATTGATGtttctaatgagatagcctagctgatcgggtcgtgatcggactccgtgctgagggtacggtggtattggtattgtgaataatggtattgtgaacaatggtatatcgatactaaaaatctcccaatgtgaggtatggaaattaatttaaatattatcttgatcctaaattgaggtttgatgttgattaaggcttccattgatattatgataaccttgtttgtattatttgtcattctattgagagtgtgtttagttatacatactagtgctattcgacaacactaacgtcccttttgccgggggcgctacatctttaaatagatgtaggtggttccacagctggagatattgatcagtgatagcagtataccttcttcccagctgacttggtgagcccaacttcatctcggggtcatgaatcttttgtactttatgtattctgtttgaggtatagccggggccttattgccggcattatcatagtactcttttgtatctgttagaggctccatagacatagtgtgggttgtatattagtgcTGGGGAAGTCGAActtgttatgttgtgtttgaattactatttccacttcagattatgaaaacaAAGTGTGTGAAATTGAGACTTTGAATGaagaaactattggtaatgaattggtattgtagacatgatcataTTTTtgcctaattaatgaaaatatgtattttcttcattcgtggatgagtttgggtagaagaaaatctaactggcttgctcggtcgggttcactcggttgagcatcggtcgtgctcctcgattttggggcatgaAATTTactgtaaaatatatatatatatatatatatatatatatatatatatatatatatatatatctttttatttCTCATGCTTTATTTatggttgatggttgcaaacattaactaGTGCCAATTTACTTTATCTTTCACTTGAAAAAGTGGGTTAgaatttggtagaattgaatagcaagaactcaaggctttaaaccttATTTAATAGAAGCATTTAGGAATAAATGAGTTCTACTTGGCATGAATTGGTTGGTCTTActtgtaactcttttatatttgggaaaatcataaagagGAAATACTACCTAAC
This sequence is a window from Nicotiana tomentosiformis chromosome 5, ASM39032v3, whole genome shotgun sequence. Protein-coding genes within it:
- the LOC138892492 gene encoding uncharacterized protein, which produces MEPPVAQAEEQVPDIVEPVGPDQTPTVPVAMPGSVAGPKAVASDTVITGVVSVFHRDASMLFDPGSTYSYVSSYFSRYLDMPRDSLDIPIHASTPIGYSTIVNRVYRSCVVTIGSYETKVDLLLLSMVDFEVILGTDWLSPYHIILDCHTKTVTLAMSGLPRLVWRGLLGHTPSRVISYFKAQRIVEKGCLAYLSFVREVSVDTLTVESVPVVREF